The genomic interval ACTACGCCTTCGACCGCGGGAAGATCCATTATGTAGTGCTCGACGACGTCTTCTTCCTGGCCCGCAGCTACCTCTACGCCGGTTACCTCGAGGAGCGGCAGCTCCGCTGGCTCGAACAGGACCTCGCCTCCGTGCCGGCCGGCTCGACCGTCGTCGTATGCCTCCACATCCCCACCTGGTCGTGCGCCGCACGGCGGGGCGAATGGGGCAAGGAGCAGACGAATAAGGTGCTCAACAACCGCCGGGCGCTCTACAAGCTGCTCGAGCCCTACCGGGCGCACATCCTCTCGGCGCACGAGCACTACAACGAGAACTACACTCCCGTGCCGCACGTCTTCGAGCATGTCCACGCCCCGCTGAGCACGCTCTTCTGGCAGACGCCGCTGAGCATGGACGGCATTCCGGCCGGATACGCCGTTTACGAAGCCGACGGCGGACGGATCGCGTCGTGGTACTGGAAGGCGGTCGATCACGACCGGGGACGCCAGTTCACGGCCTACGCCGCGGGCGCCGACCGCCACAAGCCCGACGCCGTGACGGTGAACGTATGGAACTACGACCCGGCGTGGAAGGTACGCTGGTACGAGGACGGCCGCTGCCGCGGCGAGATGACCCGCTACACGGGTTACGACGAGTCGATCTGCGACTACGTCGCACGCTACGGCGACCGCTTCAAATACAAATACATCGGCGCCGCACAGACCGAACACCTCTTCTACGCCGTTCCCTCGTCGCCCGACGCCGAGGTACGCGTGGAGGTGACCGACCGGTTCGGCAACGTCTATGAATGGTCCGCCGGGAAGGGGTACACCTCCCGTCCGGCCGCACAAACCGCAAAATAAACACCCGACACAATGCGAAGACAATTTGCGCTGCTCGCCGCGCTGGGGCTGTCGATGCTCCTCGGCACGGGATGCAGTCAGGATACGGCGGTCAGTTCGCCCGACGGCGGGCTGACGCTGCGCGTGGCCGAACGCGACGGCCGCATCGGATACACGCTAAGCCACGGGGAGACGCTCCTCCTCGACTTCTCGACACTCGGATTCGAACTCCGGGACGCCCCGGCGCTGCGCGACGGGCTGACGATCGACGCCACGGCCCGGACATCGTTCGACCAGACCTGGGAGCAGGTCTGGGGCGAAGAGCACTTTGTCCGCAACCGCTACAACGAGCTGCGCGTCACGGTACGCGAACGCGAAGCGCCCGGACGCCGCTTCGACGCGGTGTTCCGCCTGTTCGACGACGGCGTCGGATTCCGCTGCGAATTCCCCGAGCAGCCCGCACTGGGCGAGTTCGTCATCATGGACGAGCTGACCGAATTCCGCTTTCCGCAGGACCACATGGCCTGGTGGATGCCCACGCGCGAGCCCTACTACGAAAGCATCGCGCGCCACACGC from Alistipes dispar carries:
- a CDS encoding calcineurin-like phosphoesterase C-terminal domain-containing protein, whose translation is MKRRIFLTLIPALAACFALAGAERTAQRPTEPQPAELRGRVTADGRGVEGVAVTDGRTIVRTDAKGRYRLASASDAEFVYLTLPDGYEIPAEAGAAAFYRRITGQERRYDFALRRAGRDMTRHRLVLVADPQVYFEEELDSVRRASADIRRTASDGVETFGVACGDIIGDITRRPTLFGPVRDALAESGVPFFYVFGNHDMDTDVRTNDYSKRSFKERFGPTYYAFDRGKIHYVVLDDVFFLARSYLYAGYLEERQLRWLEQDLASVPAGSTVVVCLHIPTWSCAARRGEWGKEQTNKVLNNRRALYKLLEPYRAHILSAHEHYNENYTPVPHVFEHVHAPLSTLFWQTPLSMDGIPAGYAVYEADGGRIASWYWKAVDHDRGRQFTAYAAGADRHKPDAVTVNVWNYDPAWKVRWYEDGRCRGEMTRYTGYDESICDYVARYGDRFKYKYIGAAQTEHLFYAVPSSPDAEVRVEVTDRFGNVYEWSAGKGYTSRPAAQTAK